The following proteins come from a genomic window of Megalops cyprinoides isolate fMegCyp1 chromosome 6, fMegCyp1.pri, whole genome shotgun sequence:
- the tusc2b gene encoding tumor suppressor 2, mitochondrial calcium regulator b — protein sequence MGGSGSKSKGYWPFPGSGSGSDPAKEGNDQSVARIRCSRNATPFVFTRRSSMFFDEDGDLAHEFYEETIVTKNGRRRAKLKRIQKNLIPQGIVKLDHPCIHVDFPVVLCEL from the exons ATGGGAGGTAGCGGCTCCAAATCCAAGGGTTATTGGCCTTTTCCTGGTTCGGGTAGCGGTTCTGATCCAGCCAAAGAGGGAAATGACCAGTCAGTGGCCCGCATCCGATGTTCCCGGAATGCGACCCCTTTCGTGTTCACAAGGCGGAG CTCTATGTTCTTTGATGAAGATGGCGATCTGGCCCATGAATTCTATGAGGAGACAATTGTGACAAAAAATGGGCGCAGGAGAGCCAAGCTGAAGAGGATTCAGAAGAACCTTATACCTCAG gGAATTGTGAAGCTGGACCACCCTTGTATCCATGTGGATTTTCCGGTCGTTCTATGTGAACTTTGA